The following coding sequences are from one Terriglobia bacterium window:
- a CDS encoding tetratricopeptide repeat protein has product MTICRTAGSVEFDGLYISGLKDLITRLSVDDPRAECLFADLSLGAWFVHMAAQQFFLQLGILPPEHIRPTREGSAYWDQVPEYADRVGNEIDSETSGDRVLMTSLELAEQVIEAIGQKRPQTLVIIAPRFDFDWEAENELFLEFLVMGLRDTASRCILAFMDEKPPAVPEKWKINWLNSPAPTANEHPELSPELLTLVPGIVEPALAEMLAGTAPLDKSRHLSVANGGVLVAPEYRRNPNEVSKAAYDELGQKAEAIGWLKSYCQLYGNLQFLNVYFLRQQSSQRFAEGAYNVAFRLIQPVLQHSFHPFHKTAALLEAQGMRVALKRFKDASEMPDPPRAAPPPILGALFLSKAWGLVMIDQPEQAEPYFEQARNLLKPFQDRFYLYLLNIAALNKLRLGQADAAFELEREIEQTLSESPKKDWHLEYINCLNLGRLFRRSGDFELSEKYYSKSFYASEGIRSDSDLVYSNVSWAGLYQKNNPDLSFLHWFRAALHWAATAVPEALTARAIRPIVGRNLKPGEDLTEELSKGLISFIYQSAKAARIPLKAFDNDMESTAGEGSKQITFIHSDNLPAGTIEYAFGFPGWSVLATKQVFKRRFKGKYYDRLNDILVRAIEEWCPAVAKADVRTLIVDTMMGCEMPITFDQLRNTCVRLKIPHLHFENRSEDLSGEECRSLERNAVVRIGSGVSHISDADGRLTIHFKRYVGPVTLSEEDSKIVRLVDGVRTVDEIASSSGNPGSGETGVLQSLRSLEILRVTAIS; this is encoded by the coding sequence ATGACAATTTGCCGAACTGCCGGTTCAGTCGAATTCGATGGGCTTTATATCTCGGGCCTGAAGGATCTGATTACCAGACTATCTGTCGACGATCCTCGCGCCGAATGCCTTTTTGCAGATTTAAGTTTGGGCGCCTGGTTCGTACACATGGCCGCCCAACAATTCTTCCTGCAATTGGGAATATTGCCTCCAGAACATATCCGGCCCACCAGGGAGGGCAGCGCGTACTGGGACCAGGTGCCGGAATACGCGGACAGAGTCGGTAACGAAATCGATTCTGAAACCAGTGGTGACCGCGTTCTAATGACCAGTTTAGAACTTGCAGAGCAGGTAATCGAGGCGATTGGCCAGAAGCGCCCTCAAACTCTCGTCATTATCGCGCCCCGCTTCGATTTCGACTGGGAAGCAGAAAACGAGCTCTTTCTTGAATTTCTCGTAATGGGACTGCGGGATACTGCCAGCCGCTGCATTCTGGCCTTTATGGACGAAAAACCTCCTGCCGTTCCAGAAAAATGGAAGATAAATTGGCTGAACAGTCCAGCACCAACCGCTAACGAGCATCCCGAACTCTCTCCAGAGTTGCTGACACTTGTGCCCGGCATTGTCGAGCCGGCGTTAGCTGAGATGCTTGCCGGTACAGCGCCGCTGGATAAATCCAGGCATCTCTCAGTGGCAAACGGCGGTGTTTTAGTGGCCCCGGAATACAGACGGAATCCCAACGAGGTCAGCAAGGCTGCCTATGATGAACTTGGGCAGAAAGCAGAGGCGATCGGCTGGCTCAAGTCTTATTGCCAGTTGTATGGAAATCTTCAGTTTCTGAATGTGTACTTCCTGCGTCAGCAGTCCAGCCAGCGATTTGCAGAGGGAGCTTATAACGTCGCCTTCAGGTTGATTCAACCGGTCCTTCAACACTCGTTTCATCCATTTCACAAAACCGCAGCGCTCCTTGAGGCCCAGGGTATGCGTGTGGCTCTCAAGAGATTTAAAGACGCCTCGGAAATGCCCGATCCTCCACGTGCGGCGCCGCCTCCAATCCTGGGAGCCCTTTTCCTGTCGAAGGCCTGGGGACTGGTAATGATCGATCAGCCGGAACAAGCCGAACCTTACTTCGAGCAGGCCCGGAATCTCCTTAAGCCATTTCAGGATCGCTTCTATTTGTATCTTCTGAATATTGCGGCTCTGAACAAGTTGCGGCTTGGACAAGCCGACGCAGCCTTCGAACTGGAAAGAGAGATTGAACAGACGCTTTCGGAAAGCCCAAAAAAGGACTGGCATCTTGAATATATCAATTGCCTTAATCTCGGCCGTTTATTCCGGAGGAGCGGGGACTTTGAACTCTCGGAGAAGTATTATTCGAAGTCCTTTTACGCAAGCGAAGGAATCCGCTCGGATAGCGATCTGGTATATAGCAACGTGTCCTGGGCCGGCCTTTATCAGAAAAACAATCCTGACCTGTCTTTCCTGCATTGGTTCAGGGCAGCCTTACATTGGGCAGCTACTGCGGTTCCCGAGGCGCTGACCGCCAGAGCGATCCGGCCTATCGTCGGGCGAAACCTGAAACCTGGAGAGGACCTGACCGAAGAACTGTCCAAGGGATTGATTTCTTTTATTTATCAGAGTGCCAAGGCCGCCCGGATACCTCTAAAAGCCTTTGACAATGATATGGAATCGACGGCCGGCGAAGGCTCAAAGCAGATTACCTTCATTCATTCAGACAATCTTCCTGCAGGCACAATTGAGTACGCTTTTGGCTTTCCCGGTTGGAGTGTATTAGCCACGAAACAGGTGTTTAAGCGGAGATTCAAGGGGAAGTACTACGATCGCTTGAATGACATCCTGGTTCGGGCTATCGAAGAATGGTGTCCCGCTGTTGCAAAGGCTGACGTTCGAACCCTGATTGTCGACACAATGATGGGCTGTGAAATGCCGATAACGTTCGACCAGCTAAGGAACACGTGCGTGCGTCTGAAAATCCCGCATTTGCATTTCGAAAACAGAAGTGAGGACTTGTCCGGGGAAGAATGCCGTTCTCTGGAGCGGAATGCGGTGGTGCGAATCGGATCCGGGGTCAGCCACATCAGCGATGCAGATGGTCGCCTGACGATCCATTTCAAGAGGTATGTCGGCCCTGTAACCTTGTCTGAGGAGGATAGCAAGATTGTAAGGCTGGTTGACGGGGTGAGAACTGTAGATGAAATCGCGAGCTCTTCAGGCAATCCAGGCTCCGGCGAGACTGGCGTTTTGCAGTCTCTGCGCTCGCTGGAAATACTGAGAGTAACGGCAATCTCCTAA